The Methylocella silvestris BL2 DNA segment AGCGGCAGCAGGATTGCGCCCGACCATAGCAAATAGGGAAAGAAGCCCGGCATTTTGACGCCGGCGTTGCGGGCGATGGCGTAGACCATGAAATTCGGCGCATTGCCGATATAGCTGACCGCGCCCATGAACACGGCGCCGAGCGAAATCGCCGCAAGCGTCGAGGCGAGCGGCCCCATCAGCTTTGCGGGATCGCCGCCGGCGAGCTCGAAAAAGACGAGATAGGTCGGCGCGTTGTCGAGGAATGAAGACAGAAGGCCCGTCGCCCAGAAATAGACCGGATTGTTCGGCGAGCCGTCGGCATGTTCGAGCAAGGCGATGACCACGCCGAACGGGCCCTCCTTGCCGGCCTTCAGCATCGCCATGACGGGGATGATGCAAATGAAGATGCCCGCAAAAAGATAGGCGACCTCGCGAATCGGCTCCCAGTCGAAGCCGTTCGCCTCCCGCGTCGACTTGTTGGTCAGCGCCAGCGAGGCGAGCGCGACGGCGACCATCACCGCCTCGCGCACAATATTCTGAAGCTCGATTCGCGTGCCGAGCACGTCGACGCCAAGGCCGGGGCGCCAAAGTCCGCTGAGGACGATGGCGCAGATGGCGATTGCGATCAGGCCGACATTGACGAGGCCCGAAGCCTTGACCGCGAAGGGCGGACGCGGGCCTGCATCGGGCGTCTCCTGCCGGAGAAAATAGCTGTCGACGACGAAGAACGCCGCGAGCAGCGCGCTGACGGCGAACAGGGTTTCAGGCCACAGATGTTTTGCCGTCCAGAAGAAATCGACGCCGTGCAGAAAGCCCAGAAACAGCGGCGGATCGCCGAGCGGCGTCAGCGCGCCGCCAATGTTCGACACAAGGAAGATGAAGAACACCAGCACATGGGCATTATACGGGCGCCCCGCGTTGGCGCGGATCAGCGGCCGCACCAGAATCATCGAGGCGCCTGTGGTGCCGATCAGGCTGGCGCAGACCGAGCCGATCGCCAGGATCGCGCAATTGATCGCCGGCGTCGCCTTGATCGCGCTGTCGATCGCAATGCCGCCCGCCGCCGTGAACAGGGCGAACAGCATCAGGATGAAGGGAATATATTCGAGCGCCATATTGTGGACGAAGGCCGCCGCAGTCGCGTCAAGGCCGACGATTGCGATCAGGCCGCCAAGGGTCAGCATCGCCCAAACGGCGGCCGCCTTCTCGTAATGGATATGCCACCATTCCTTGACGAAAAGCGGCCCAAGCGCGATCGACATCAGGATGCCGACGAAGGGCAGCCCAAGCTGCCACGGCAGTTTCGAGCCGTCGAGCGCCTCCGCGGCGGCGGCCGGCGAGGCTATCAGACCGGCGGCCACCACCGCCAAGGCAAAAGTCCCGCGTTTCGATCCGATCATCCGCCCTCCAGCAGGACCGCCGCGAGGCGGCTGCGTCGCAAAGCTTTCTGCGAAGAGCTTTAGGGCGCGCGGGACGGCCTCGCAAGCATCCGGCAACGCCCGCGCCCTTGCCGGAGGCCCGTCCGCGTGGCAAGACCCGCCGGCCCGCCGATGCGGAGCCGGAGCCAACGCATGACCAAGGAATGGGCGCTTTTCCTCAGCACCTTCGCGACGCTGCTTGCGATCATCAATCCGTTCGAGGCGCTGCCGATCTTTCTGATGCTGCTCGAAGGCAAGGATCTGTCGGAGCATCGCAGGGTGGCCGCGCGCGCCACGCTCTACGCGACCCTGCTGTTGTTCTTCTTCCTGATCTTCGGCTCCCTGATCATGCAGCTGTTCGGCGTGCCGCTGAGCATGGTCCGCATCGTCGGCGGCATCATCCTGGTGAAGATTGGCTTCGAGCTGTTTTCGCCCTCGCCGAACGGCGGCTCGATCATCCCGGACGCCTCCAGCAAGACCGCCAATTTCGCCTTCGTGCCGCTCGCCTTGCCGATCATGTGCGGCCCCGGCGCCATCGCGACGGTTCTTGGCATGCAGTCGGAGATCAAGGAGGCGCCGGAGCATATCGGGCGGTTCGCGGCGACCTCCCTTGCGATTCTATGCGCGATGTTCGTCACCTATCTATGTCTCGCCTACGCCGGCAAGCTGGTCGACAAGCTCGGCCCCATGGGCATTGACGCGACGACCCGCATCGTCGGTTTTTTCGTCTCCGCTATGGGCGTCGGTCTTGTGTTCAATGGCGTGCTCCAGGGCTTGCACGAACATGGGCTGATCGCGCCGCCGTGAGGCTGTTCCCACGCGGAGCGCCAAAACCTTGATCCTGCTGGATCATTGTGAGAGTCTGAGCGTTCCCTCAAAGAGCGGAAAGCCGCCAAAGAGGTTTCCTAAAAAACCATCCGAAAGGAGCGTGGCGCAAAGCCCGTCGCCATAAGGCCGCGCAGACATGGATTTCCCGGTTACCCTCGTCAGCCTCGCCGGAGCGGTCGCGCTTCTTCTGTGGGGCACGCATATGGTCCAGACCGGCGTCCAGCGCGCCTTCGGACCCAAACTGCGCGCGGCTCTCGGCGCTGCGCTGAAAAACCGACTCCTGGCTTTTTTCGCTGGCATGGGCGTCACGGCGGCTGTGCAGAGCAGCACCGCGACCGGGCTGATGGCGGCCGGGTTCGTCGCCGGCGGGTTCGTCGATCTCGTCCCGGCCCTCGCCGTCATGCTCGGCGCCAATGTCGGCACGACCCTGATCGTGCAGCTGTTCTCTTTTGACGTTTCGGCCTTCTCGCCCGCGCTGGTCCTCGTCGGCGTCATGATGTTTCGCCGCGGCTCCAATCCCGTGACGCATGATCTTGGGCGCGTCTTCATCGGCTTCGGGCTGATGCTCCTCGCGCTGCATCAATTGCTGGAGCTCACGGCTCCCTATGAGGATGCGCCGAGCCTGCGGCTGCTTCTCGGCGCCGTTTCGACCGTCCCGCTCCTTGCCGTGCTGCTGACCGCCGCCGCGACCTTTGCGATGCATTCGAGCGTCGCCGTCGTGCTCCTGGTCATGTCTTTGGCCGCGCGCGGCGTCGTCCCGCCGGAAGCGGCTTTCGCCATGATTCTCGGCGCCAATCTCGGGACGGCGATCAATCCGGTGCTTGAGGGGCCGTCGGGAAACGATCCCTCCCTGCGTCGTCTGCCCGTCGGAAATTTGCTCAATCGGGCGATCGGCGTCGCCATCGGGCTGGCGCTGCTCCACCCCATCAGCGTGCTGATGGTGACGTTGGAACCCGACAACGCCCGAGCGGCGGCGAACTTCCACACTTTTTTCAATCTGGCGCTCGCGGCTGTCTTTTTTCCCCTGCTGACGCCCTATGCCGCGCTGCTGAGGCGGCTGATGCCGACGCGCATCGATCCCGCCGATCCCTCGCGGCCGCTTTATCTCGACAATTCCGCGCGCGAAACGCCGATCGTGGCGCTCGGCGCCGCCGCCCGCGAAGCGCTCCGGCTCGTCGACGCGCTGGAGGCGATGCTCAATGGCGCGATCGACGCGCTGGTGCAAGGCGACCGCAAGCAGATCGCGGGAATGAAGCGGCTCGACGACATTCTTGACCGGCTCAACACAGCCATCAAGGCCTATCTGGCGACGCTCGATCATGACGAGCTCAGCCAGACCGATCATCGCCGGATGGCCGAGATCCTCGCCTTTGCGACCAATATGGAGCAGGCAGGCGACGTCGTGGACCGCAGCCTGCTGCCTCACGCCGCAAAGCGGGCCAAGCGGGGCCTCTCCCTGCCGAAGGCGAGCGAGGCCGAGATCAAGACTCTGATGGATCGGCTCATCGCCAATCTGCGCGCCGCCGCCGCTTTGCTGATGACGGAAGATCCGCGCGCCGCGCGCCTGCTCGCCGCCGAAAAAGCCGCCTTCCGCGACGCCGAAAGCGCGGCGACGCGGGCGCATTTCGAGGATATGCGCATGGGCCGCCTCGGCGCCATCGAAACCAGCGCGCTTTACCTCGATCTGCTGCGCGACATGAAGCTCATCAACAGCCACATCGTCGCGGCCGCCGCCTATCCGGTGCTGGAGCGGACCGGCGACCTGTTGCCAAGCCGGCTCGCGACAAACGGCGACTAGACCCCGATCATTTTGATCTAGTCGCGCTCCGCTTGTGCTGCCGGCGCCACGGCGCCGGCGAAATCGGCTTGTAGACGCCCGGCGGCGTTGCGGAACGGTCCGACGCCACCTATCCGTTGAAGCATGCCGACGGTCCTGCGCACCGTTCTCTCCTATCAGCGGCCGGACGGGCTTTATATCGCGCCCTCGCTCGACTGGACGCCGGTCGGAGGATTCGCCGACTATGCCAATACGGTTCGCACGCCCGGCTACGCCCTTTTGGGATTGCAAGCCGGGATGAAGCTGCCACAGGGGTTTTCGGTCTATGTCGACGCGCGCAATCTGACCGACCAGCGCTATATCAGCGACGTCGCCGCCGTCATCAATGCGAGCTCTCCCGCCAATCAGCAAATCTATTATCCGGGCGACGGGCGCGCGATTTTTGTGGGCGCGCGCCTGACCTTCTAAACAAATAAAGGCTTGGAGATAGCTGTTCAGGCTTGAACGGCTCATGCTGCGGAGGGCGGCTGAGAAATTGCCTGCCCTTTCCGGCGCCGCGGCGCTCCATCTGCTTGCCCCCAACCCCGAACCCCGATCAGGAAACGCCCATTCATGAAGCCCGCCCCTGAGATCGACGTCGCGGCGAGCGCGGAAGAGCTCGCCGCCCGCGCAGCCGCCTGGATCGCCGCGAAGATCGCAGCGGCGCCAAAGCGGATCGCGCTCAATCTGTCCGGCGGCTCGACGCCGAAGGAGGTTTTTCGGCTGCTCGCCGCGGAGCCTTTGCGCAGCGCCATCGACTGGAGCAAGGTCGAAATCTTCTGGGGCGACGAGCGCTTCGTGCCGCTCGATCATGCGATGAGCAATTTTCGCATGACCTCTGAAACCCTGCTCTCGCATGTGCCGGTTCCGCCTGGCCAGATCCATCCCGTTCCGGTCGACGCCGCCTCGCCGGAAAAGGCCGCGGCGCTTTACGACGGGACGCTGCGCGAATTTTATGGCGCCCCGACGCTCGATCTCGCCCGGCCGCTGTTCGACGTCACTTTGCTTGGGCTTGGGGCCGACGGCCATACCGCGTCGCTGTTTCCGGGAACGCCGGCTTTGGAGATTCGCGACGCGCTCGTCAGCGCAGTCGTTGGCGCGACGCCAGAGCCGCGCATCACCATGACCTATCCGGCTCTGGCGTCGAGCGCCGAGATCGCATTCCTCGTTTCGGGCGAGGCCAAGAGAGAGATCCTGCGGCGCGTGCTCGCCAATGACGCCGCGCTTCCCGCCTCCCGCATCGAGACCGCCGGCGCGCTGCGGATATTCGCCGATCGCGCGGCCTTCGGCGGCTAAGGCATTTCCGGAAAGAAGCATCTTTTTGGCAAGCAAATGCGTTGAGGTAGCGAGATGAAGCTATCTCGATCTGTAAATTCTGAAATCGCTCCGGATTGCCGGTCCGTGCCGAGGCGCCAAACCTTCTGCAACAATGTGCGCGGCCGCACATCCGATCTGGGTAGACGGTGATCAGACGGGTCGCGGCGCTGGCTTGAGCCGCAAAAAGATAAGGGTCCAGGTTCGTTCATGCATCAAAGACATAACGCATTTTTTCTGGCCGGCGCCCTGGCTGTCGCGACGATCGGCGCGGCGGGGCCAGCGCGTTGCTCCGGATACAGCGATCCCTTGTTTGATGCGCTCGCCTGGCCGCCGTTCAGACCTGCAGTCCGGCAGCAAAAAGCGGCAAAAACTGTCGAGTTCAACGCGGCGCGCTTTCAGGATCGGCCGCGCATGAGCTGCGCCTCGATCGCCTGCCCCGGGATCATCATTCTCGGCGTGGGCTTTTAAGCCGCAGTGCGTAAATCGGCTTGACGCCTCGATTTGCAAAAAATTGCGGCGCCGCTCTTTAGCAAATGCAATGTATAATGGTGCGTCGCAGTATTCTTCGCCAGAACACAAAGTTTTTGATCACGAAACCTTTGGCGGGGCTGTTGCGTTGGCGGTTTAAGTTGAAGATGACAGTCATTGGCGCGCTTCCAGGCGCCAAAATATAGGCCGCGTCATTCGAAAACGTTGTTTACTGCGCCGCAGCATAAAAATCTTTCGTCCAATAACGTGATCTTGATCGAAAGTGCGAAACCTTTAGCGGCGCCAGACATTACATTTCTAAGACGTCTATTCAAAGAGAGCAAAGCGATGAGCGCAGTCGAAACCACCAAGAAAACCTCTACGCGAGGCTTCGCCTCGATGGATCCCGAGAAACAGCGCGCGATCGCTCGCAAGGGCGGCGAAAGCGTTCCGCATGAAAAGCGGAGCTTCTCCCAGAACCCCGGCCTCGCCGCTGAGGCCGGCCGCAAGGGCGGCCAGAGCGTGAATCCGAACAAGCGCAGCTTCTCGCGCAATCACACGCTCGCGTCGGAAGCCGGCCGCAAGGGCGGCCACGCCTCCCATGGCGGCCCCAAGAAGCCCGGCGTGGAATAAAGCGCCTTTCGGAAATAGTTACGATGCGGTAGCGAGATACTCATGCTCGCTACCGCATTTTTGTGACTGGATTCGGAGAGGGACGCTGCAGAATTTTCCGCGCGATCCCACGCTGGACGAATTGTTCGAAGCCGCGTCCGCAGCGCGCCAAAACGCCTATGCGCCCTATTCGCGCTTCAAAGTCGCAGCCTCGATCCGCACGCCGTCCGGCTCGATCTATTGCGGCGTCAATGTCGAGAGCGCCTCATTTCCCGTCGGCACATGCGCAGAGGCCGGCGCGATCGCCGCGATGGCGCTTGCCGGCGAGCGGGTGATTGCCGAGATTTTGATTGTGGGCGATGGCGACGCGCTGGTGACGCCCTGCGGCGCATGCCGGCAAAGGATCTTTGAATTCGCGGGCGGCGGCGATCCTCGCGTCCATGTCGCCGGTCCCGGCGGCGTTCGCACGAGCTTTTCGCTACGCTTGCTGCTTCCGCACGCTTTCGGTCCAAATCTCATGCCGCCGTGACTTGCGTCTCGGCGGAATTTATTGTCGACGATCAACCAATACTTGAGACGGGCTCAATGAAAAAGCCCCGGCGTTGGCCAGGGCTTTAGAAATGGCGTCGTTCAGGCTGCGCGAAGATTGCCGGCCGACGATTTGCCGGTCCGCTTGTCCGCGATCACTTCATAGTTGATCTTCTGGCCTTCCTGCAGGTGACGCAACCCTGATTGCTCCACAGCGCTGATGTGGACGAACACGTCTTTCCCGCCGTCGTCAGGCTGGATAAAGCCGTATCCCTTGTCTGGATTGAACCACTTCACAGTTCCCGTAGTCATATAAGGCATCCCTAGAATCGTAATAGGCGAGCGTCAATCGATGACGCCGATGTCGCATCGTCGTTTTTGAGAGGTCGTCAGCAGACGCAAAATGCGATAGCCAAGTCGTCGGTGGAAAACACGACATGCGCCCAACATAGGGCGACTGCGCTGCGAACACAAGCGGGCTATGCGTCAATTTGACAAACAGCCGAAATTTTGAATCTGGTGTATAAATTTAACGCAGAGCGGTTTGGCTTATAGCGCCGTATTTCCGAGCAGCGCCGCCTTTTTTTCCAAGTAGAAAGCCAAATTCGATGTCGACGGCCGCCGGAGATGCTTGTTAGGGCGCTCGGCCGCGATATAGATTTCCCACAAATGACGCCTTTGCAAGACGCAGATCGTTCATCCCCGGAAGTATTGCTGTTCCCGTCGCTTCGGCATGTATTTCATGCCGCCATTTGGATTGCGCATTCATCTCTGCTCAACGCGCGAGAATTTCGCGACATCGTCGGCTGCTGCCCCGAGCCGGGACGACGCCGCCGATGATCGCCCTTCCGCACCGCTCGGGACGGTGCTATTCGACCGCCTCATTCATCAACGGGATTGACCATGAGCGAAATTTGGCTGCGCACGGGCGAGGCGACGGTTCTGGCGGCGGACGGACAATTCACCGACGCCATGCCCGAGGTGATGATCGGTGATGTCAAGGGCCCCGTCGGCCACGCCTTCGCCGCCATGGCGGGGCAAAGCGCCGGCCACCCGCGCATGTTCGTCATCCGCGACCTCAATCAGATGGTTCGCCCACCGACCATGATGACGACGAAGGTGACCGTGAATTCGACCGCCTATGTCGAATTGTTGGGCGGGGTCGTGCAGGCGGCGACAGGCGACGCCATCGTCGATTGCCTGAAGGAGGGCGTGTTGCCGAAGGATCAGGCGAATGATCTTTGCATGATCATCATGGTCTGGCTCGACCGGCGCTGCGCCAGCGACCCGAACCTCGACAGACGCGACCTCTACCGCACCAATTACGAGGCGACGAAGCTTGCAATCGCACGGGCGATGAATTTCCAGCCAAGCGTCGATGAACTCATCGAAAACCGCACGACGATCAGCCATTACGCGCTCGAAGGCGTCCTCGACTGATTTCTCGCCGGACGCCCCCGCTCAGGCTGGCGTCCAGCGGCTGACGATGGCGTCGATGTCCGGCCGTTTGCGCTCGGCCGGACGCTCTTTCGCTGTGCCAAGGAAAATCACGCCCGCCACTTTTTCATGGGTGCGGACCCCGAACAGCGCCCGCGCCCCCGCACTGGTCGCGGCAAAGCCCGTGACCCAGTTGGCGTCAAAGCCAAGGGCGTTGGCGGCCGTCAGGAGATTCATGCAAACGGCGCCCGCAGACAGCTCCTGCTCGAAGAGCGAGATTTTCGCGGCGGGATCGGGGCTGCTGACGACGATGATCGCGACCGGCGCAGCGACAAAAATCCGCTCCATCAGCGCCGTAAATTTCTGAAGCTTTGCGGGCTCCATCGCGGCGTACTCGACCGCGTAGCTGCGCGCGACTTCGCGGCTTGCATCCGCGCGCGCTTCGCCCTCGATCAGAATAAAGCGCCAGGGCTCGAGCGCGCCATGGTCGGGCGCGCGGCAGGCGATCGTCAGGAGGCGGCGGAGCTGGCGGTCATCGGGGCCGGGCTCGCCAATGGCGGCGACGGCGGCGGAGCGGCGAGTCTCCATCAGCGATAACAGCGCCTCGCCATCGCTGGCGTCGGTTTGCATGGAATCGACGGCTTTGGTCATGTCGCGCTCCGGGGCACTCTTTAGTCCACCCTTACGCTTGACTTACCGTGGCGGCAACCTATTGTTTTTACTCTGTATCTGGAATAAATAAAGATGCCCGGCTCAAAGCGGAACCGCTATTACGCGGGCCCCCCTTCCGACCATTTCGACGGTCATCGTTTCTTCAATCCGGAGGACGAGCGCAGAAGCCCCGGACTCGGCGCCCTTCTGCGCTGGCGGTTTTCGGGCGGCAAGGCGAAATGGCCGAAGTCTGTTCCGAGCCCTTTCCTCGACCATCCGCCAGAACGCGTCGCCGGCCTCAGGATCACCTTGATCGGCCACGCCTCGATGCTGATCCAGGCGGGGCTATGCAACATTCTGGTCGATCCGCATTGGTCGGACCGCGCCAGCCCGTTCTCCTTCGCGGGACCAAAGCGCGTCAACCCCCCCGGCGTCGCCTTCGACGATCTGCCGCCGATCGACGTCGTGCTTATCACCCATGCGCATTATGATCATCTCGATATGCCGACTCTGCGCCGCCTGTGGCGCATCCACCGCCCGCGCATCCTGGCGCCGCTCGGCAATGACGCGATCATCCGCCGCGCCGATCCCGACATCGAGGTCGCAACCGGCGACTGGGGCGATCGCTTCGCGCTGTCGGACAGCGTCGCCGCAAGCCTGACGCCGGCGCGTCACTGGTCGGCGCGAACCTTGAGCGATCGCAACATGTCGCTCTGGTGCGGCTTCGCCATCGAGACGCCGGCAGGCCTCATCTACCACGTCGGCGACACAGGCTTTGGCGACGGAAGGATTTTTCGCAGCGTGCGCCGCCAATTCGGCGCGCCCGCGGTCGCGATCATTCCGATCGGCGCCTATGCGCCGCGCTGGTTCATGTCGCCGCAACATGTCGATCCGGCCGAGGCGGTCGCGATCATGCGCGAATGCGGCGCGCTCCAGGCGCTTGGCGTGCACTGGGGCGCCTTCCATCTCAGCGACGAAGCCCATGACGCGCCCCCGCGGGAGCTCGCCACCGCCCTCAATGCCCACGGCGTCGCGGCGAAGCATTTCGTTCCGCTGCAGCCAGGCGAGGTCTGGCAGACGCGCTGAGCCGGGGAATTTTTTCGCAAAGCTGCAGACGTTTGCGCCTGGAGGATGCGCTCCAACCGCGGGTCGGAAATATTCTCCAACCGCCGCGATGTGGGATTTTCCACCAAAACAGCCCCGAAAATTGCGCTTCAACAGTCCCACCGCGGCGATGCCCGCCGGCGGCGCAAGGATCGGAGAAACAGCGTCATGGCTCACGTTACTTATGCCGACATTCCGTCGCTCACACTGTGGATGCGCGATTCCAGCGTGGCGTTCGCCACGCGCAAGCAGGACATCATCCTGACGCGCGTCGATCGATTGCTCGAAGACTACCACCGCGCCGAACTCGACCCTGGCCGCCAGAGCCTTATTCTCTGCGATCTCTTTCTCACCATCGATTGTTGGGTGAAGAGCCTTCACGCGCGCAACGCCAACTGCGAGAAGGGCCGATACAATGCGATGATGAATTTGTTCGGCGCGGTCGTGAAGCAATTGAAGCTGGCCTTCGTCGTTCATTCGGATGTCGAGCTTTCCAATGCGCTGAAAGAGTTTCTTGGCCTTGGCATGAGCGCCGGCGGCCATGTCACGGACCAAAGCTCGCCGTTGAAGCCGTTCAGCGACGACGAGCGCGCCCGCGCCCGGCTGTGGTTCAAGGACGGCCTCGCCTATCAGGTTCCGTGGTGGGAGAATTCGCGCAGCCTGAAGAAGCAATTGGCCTCGTCATATCACGGCTATATCGAGATGAAACGCGGCGAGATGGGCGGCCAGTCGCCGAGCTATTGCGGCTTCGTGATGACGCTCGATCGTGAGATCTACATGCGCAAGCAGGATCGCGACGCGCATCAATTCCATTCATCCTATAATGGCGGCGCCCGCGTCATCATGGCCGGCACGATGCTGGTCAGGAGCGGCCGCATCCTCGGAATTCGCACCGATAGCGGCCACTACAAGCCGGGCGTCCACAACCTCAACACGTTCCTCTGGGCGCTTTTGATGTTCGGCGTCGAACTCAGCCCAATTTCAATCCTCGATCACAAGGGCGACTATGTCACCTCGGCCGACAAATTCCTCGCCGACAACAATAAATGGAGCCGCTATCTCGACGGCCGCGAGAACGAGATCAAGAAACTCGGCGAGGCGCAAGGCCAGGCTGGCTTTCAAAACCGCGCGCAATTCGGGAAACGCGACGATCTCCAGGCGCCTGCCAATGACGGCAAGAAGTCCCTGATCGACAACCCCTATGAGGAGGCGTCGGCCTCGTGAGAGCGGCGGCCGCTCCGCCCCGCGGCGGTCAGCACTCCGTAAAATTGACCGCGAGGCCGCCCTGCGAGGTCTCCTTATATTTGCTCTGCATATCGGCGCCGGTTTGGTACATCGTCGCGATGACT contains these protein-coding regions:
- a CDS encoding formaldehyde-activating enzyme, encoding MSEIWLRTGEATVLAADGQFTDAMPEVMIGDVKGPVGHAFAAMAGQSAGHPRMFVIRDLNQMVRPPTMMTTKVTVNSTAYVELLGGVVQAATGDAIVDCLKEGVLPKDQANDLCMIIMVWLDRRCASDPNLDRRDLYRTNYEATKLAIARAMNFQPSVDELIENRTTISHYALEGVLD
- a CDS encoding KGG domain-containing protein; this encodes MSAVETTKKTSTRGFASMDPEKQRAIARKGGESVPHEKRSFSQNPGLAAEAGRKGGQSVNPNKRSFSRNHTLASEAGRKGGHASHGGPKKPGVE
- a CDS encoding nitroreductase family protein — translated: MTKAVDSMQTDASDGEALLSLMETRRSAAVAAIGEPGPDDRQLRRLLTIACRAPDHGALEPWRFILIEGEARADASREVARSYAVEYAAMEPAKLQKFTALMERIFVAAPVAIIVVSSPDPAAKISLFEQELSAGAVCMNLLTAANALGFDANWVTGFAATSAGARALFGVRTHEKVAGVIFLGTAKERPAERKRPDIDAIVSRWTPA
- a CDS encoding cold-shock protein, producing the protein MTTGTVKWFNPDKGYGFIQPDDGGKDVFVHISAVEQSGLRHLQEGQKINYEVIADKRTGKSSAGNLRAA
- a CDS encoding MarC family protein, yielding MTKEWALFLSTFATLLAIINPFEALPIFLMLLEGKDLSEHRRVAARATLYATLLLFFFLIFGSLIMQLFGVPLSMVRIVGGIILVKIGFELFSPSPNGGSIIPDASSKTANFAFVPLALPIMCGPGAIATVLGMQSEIKEAPEHIGRFAATSLAILCAMFVTYLCLAYAGKLVDKLGPMGIDATTRIVGFFVSAMGVGLVFNGVLQGLHEHGLIAPP
- the pgl gene encoding 6-phosphogluconolactonase, which codes for MKPAPEIDVAASAEELAARAAAWIAAKIAAAPKRIALNLSGGSTPKEVFRLLAAEPLRSAIDWSKVEIFWGDERFVPLDHAMSNFRMTSETLLSHVPVPPGQIHPVPVDAASPEKAAALYDGTLREFYGAPTLDLARPLFDVTLLGLGADGHTASLFPGTPALEIRDALVSAVVGATPEPRITMTYPALASSAEIAFLVSGEAKREILRRVLANDAALPASRIETAGALRIFADRAAFGG
- the cdd gene encoding cytidine deaminase, encoding MFEAASAARQNAYAPYSRFKVAASIRTPSGSIYCGVNVESASFPVGTCAEAGAIAAMALAGERVIAEILIVGDGDALVTPCGACRQRIFEFAGGGDPRVHVAGPGGVRTSFSLRLLLPHAFGPNLMPP
- a CDS encoding Na/Pi cotransporter family protein produces the protein MDFPVTLVSLAGAVALLLWGTHMVQTGVQRAFGPKLRAALGAALKNRLLAFFAGMGVTAAVQSSTATGLMAAGFVAGGFVDLVPALAVMLGANVGTTLIVQLFSFDVSAFSPALVLVGVMMFRRGSNPVTHDLGRVFIGFGLMLLALHQLLELTAPYEDAPSLRLLLGAVSTVPLLAVLLTAAATFAMHSSVAVVLLVMSLAARGVVPPEAAFAMILGANLGTAINPVLEGPSGNDPSLRRLPVGNLLNRAIGVAIGLALLHPISVLMVTLEPDNARAAANFHTFFNLALAAVFFPLLTPYAALLRRLMPTRIDPADPSRPLYLDNSARETPIVALGAAAREALRLVDALEAMLNGAIDALVQGDRKQIAGMKRLDDILDRLNTAIKAYLATLDHDELSQTDHRRMAEILAFATNMEQAGDVVDRSLLPHAAKRAKRGLSLPKASEAEIKTLMDRLIANLRAAAALLMTEDPRAARLLAAEKAAFRDAESAATRAHFEDMRMGRLGAIETSALYLDLLRDMKLINSHIVAAAAYPVLERTGDLLPSRLATNGD
- a CDS encoding TonB-dependent receptor codes for the protein MPTVLRTVLSYQRPDGLYIAPSLDWTPVGGFADYANTVRTPGYALLGLQAGMKLPQGFSVYVDARNLTDQRYISDVAAVINASSPANQQIYYPGDGRAIFVGARLTF
- a CDS encoding sodium:proton antiporter; its protein translation is MIGSKRGTFALAVVAAGLIASPAAAAEALDGSKLPWQLGLPFVGILMSIALGPLFVKEWWHIHYEKAAAVWAMLTLGGLIAIVGLDATAAAFVHNMALEYIPFILMLFALFTAAGGIAIDSAIKATPAINCAILAIGSVCASLIGTTGASMILVRPLIRANAGRPYNAHVLVFFIFLVSNIGGALTPLGDPPLFLGFLHGVDFFWTAKHLWPETLFAVSALLAAFFVVDSYFLRQETPDAGPRPPFAVKASGLVNVGLIAIAICAIVLSGLWRPGLGVDVLGTRIELQNIVREAVMVAVALASLALTNKSTREANGFDWEPIREVAYLFAGIFICIIPVMAMLKAGKEGPFGVVIALLEHADGSPNNPVYFWATGLLSSFLDNAPTYLVFFELAGGDPAKLMGPLASTLAAISLGAVFMGAVSYIGNAPNFMVYAIARNAGVKMPGFFPYLLWSGAILLPLFALITFLFLA
- a CDS encoding MBL fold metallo-hydrolase → MPGSKRNRYYAGPPSDHFDGHRFFNPEDERRSPGLGALLRWRFSGGKAKWPKSVPSPFLDHPPERVAGLRITLIGHASMLIQAGLCNILVDPHWSDRASPFSFAGPKRVNPPGVAFDDLPPIDVVLITHAHYDHLDMPTLRRLWRIHRPRILAPLGNDAIIRRADPDIEVATGDWGDRFALSDSVAASLTPARHWSARTLSDRNMSLWCGFAIETPAGLIYHVGDTGFGDGRIFRSVRRQFGAPAVAIIPIGAYAPRWFMSPQHVDPAEAVAIMRECGALQALGVHWGAFHLSDEAHDAPPRELATALNAHGVAAKHFVPLQPGEVWQTR